A genomic segment from Thermotoga neapolitana DSM 4359 encodes:
- the argC gene encoding N-acetyl-gamma-glutamyl-phosphate reductase, whose amino-acid sequence MIRVGIVGATGYTGIELFRLLKKHPSAKIVYMSSRTYAGKKMMEVYPSTLEEAVLEDFDSRKISESCDVVFTALPAGVSYRLAMELQNVKIIDLGADFRFDDPNTYAEWYGNKLEDYNSTERVYGLPELYRDSIKNARIVGNPGCYPTSVILALTPALKSGIVEVDTIVVDSKSGVSGAGRKETLDYTFSEVNENLRPYNVAKHRHVPEMEQELKKIAGKDVKVIFTPHLVPMTRGILSTIYVKTNASLEKIHRIYQEFYAGEPFVHVLPLGVFPSTKWCYGSNHVFIGMQLEERTGTLILMSAIDNLVKGASGQAIQNMNIMFDLKETEGLESLPIYP is encoded by the coding sequence TTGATCAGAGTCGGCATAGTGGGAGCCACAGGTTACACGGGGATCGAACTCTTCAGACTTTTGAAAAAACATCCTTCTGCAAAGATCGTTTACATGTCCTCCAGAACGTACGCCGGAAAGAAGATGATGGAGGTGTATCCGTCCACGCTCGAAGAGGCCGTTCTGGAAGACTTCGATTCCAGAAAGATATCAGAAAGCTGTGATGTGGTGTTCACCGCCCTTCCCGCGGGTGTCAGTTACAGACTCGCCATGGAACTTCAAAACGTGAAAATCATCGATCTCGGTGCGGACTTTCGTTTCGACGACCCGAACACTTACGCGGAGTGGTACGGAAACAAACTTGAAGACTACAACAGCACAGAAAGAGTATACGGCCTTCCTGAACTTTACAGGGACTCGATAAAAAACGCCAGAATTGTGGGAAACCCGGGGTGTTACCCTACGAGCGTGATCCTTGCCCTCACTCCGGCCCTGAAGTCAGGTATCGTGGAAGTTGACACGATCGTTGTCGATTCAAAATCGGGTGTGTCAGGGGCAGGAAGAAAAGAAACACTCGACTACACCTTCTCCGAGGTGAACGAAAACCTGAGGCCCTACAATGTGGCAAAGCACAGACACGTTCCGGAGATGGAGCAAGAACTAAAGAAGATAGCCGGAAAGGATGTGAAAGTGATCTTCACACCGCATCTTGTTCCCATGACGCGAGGAATCCTCTCCACAATCTACGTGAAAACGAATGCTTCTCTGGAAAAGATCCACAGAATCTACCAGGAGTTTTACGCTGGAGAGCCTTTTGTGCATGTATTACCTTTAGGGGTGTTTCCATCGACGAAGTGGTGCTACGGTTCGAACCACGTTTTCATAGGAATGCAGCTGGAAGAGAGAACCGGAACGCTCATTCTGATGAGTGCCATAGACAACCTCGTGAAGGGGGCATCGGGTCAGGCGATTCAGAACATGAACATCATGTTCGATCTAAAAGAAACGGAAGGACTGGAATCTCTTCCCATATACCCATGA
- the argH gene encoding argininosuccinate lyase, with translation MSEKLWEKGYTVDEEVEKFTVGDDYIVDMRIIKYDIKASIVHSKMLQRTGLLTQEEQKKIEEALNELLHLVEEGKFQIKPEDEDCHTAIENFLVKKLGETGKKIHTARSRNDQVLTALRLMYKDELKKIKDLVVELQKSLDGFIERFGQIKFAGFTHTRKAMPTDFATWAGALRDALQDDLKLLETVYDIIDQSPLGTGAGYGVPIEVDREFTAKELGFSRVQWNPIYTQNSRGKFEYLLLHVLSQISYDLNRFASDIIFFSLPEIGFLKLPKELCTGSSIMPHKINPDPLELVRAYHHFVVSRMVMAVSLPSNLILGYHRDLQLLKKPVIESIDVVKNILRIMKIIFDRIEVDREKSEDSITEEVLATHRVYELVKKGIPFRDAYRMVAEKYGREKD, from the coding sequence ATGAGCGAGAAACTCTGGGAAAAAGGCTACACAGTCGATGAAGAAGTGGAAAAGTTCACGGTGGGGGACGACTACATCGTTGATATGAGAATCATAAAGTACGATATAAAGGCTTCCATCGTTCATTCGAAAATGCTTCAGCGAACGGGACTTCTAACACAGGAAGAGCAGAAAAAGATAGAAGAAGCCCTCAACGAACTTCTCCATCTTGTGGAAGAAGGAAAGTTCCAGATAAAACCCGAAGACGAAGACTGCCACACCGCTATAGAAAACTTCCTTGTGAAGAAACTGGGAGAGACAGGAAAAAAGATCCACACAGCGCGCTCCAGGAACGATCAGGTGCTCACCGCCCTGAGACTGATGTACAAAGATGAACTGAAAAAGATAAAAGATCTGGTTGTCGAACTACAAAAAAGTCTGGACGGATTCATCGAAAGGTTCGGACAGATAAAATTTGCCGGCTTCACCCACACCAGGAAGGCAATGCCTACAGACTTTGCAACGTGGGCGGGTGCACTCAGGGATGCCCTGCAGGACGACTTGAAACTCCTTGAAACAGTGTACGACATAATCGATCAATCCCCGCTCGGAACGGGTGCCGGATACGGAGTCCCGATAGAAGTGGACAGAGAGTTCACAGCGAAAGAACTGGGATTTTCCAGAGTTCAGTGGAATCCCATCTACACACAGAACAGCAGAGGAAAGTTCGAATACCTTCTCCTCCACGTTCTTTCCCAAATCTCGTACGATCTGAACAGATTTGCCTCCGACATCATCTTCTTTTCTCTTCCAGAGATCGGATTTTTGAAACTTCCAAAGGAGCTCTGTACGGGAAGTTCCATCATGCCACACAAAATAAACCCAGATCCCTTAGAGCTTGTGAGGGCATACCATCACTTCGTTGTTTCCAGAATGGTGATGGCCGTTTCGCTTCCGTCGAACCTGATACTTGGATACCACAGAGATCTTCAGCTTCTGAAAAAGCCGGTGATAGAGTCAATAGATGTCGTTAAGAATATCTTAAGAATAATGAAAATAATTTTTGACCGCATTGAAGTAGACAGGGAAAAATCCGAAGATAGTATTACCGAGGAAGTTCTTGCAACCCACAGGGTATACGAACTCGTGAAAAAAGGTATTCCGTTCCGTGACGCCTACAGAATGGTGGCAGAAAAATACGGGAGGGAAAAGGATTGA